A section of the Metabacillus endolithicus genome encodes:
- the pepT gene encoding peptidase T — protein MKNEIIERFTSYVKVDTQSNENNDTCPSTPGQLTLGKQLVEELKEIGMQDVTMDDNGYIMATLPANTDKEVPTIGFLAHIDTATDFTGKNVNPQLISSYDGKDIVLNEELNVVLSASQFPNLKNYEGHTLITTDGTTLLGADNKAGIAEIMTSMAYLINHPEIKHGKIRVAFTPDEEIGRGPHKFDVEAFHADFAYTIDGGPIGELQYESFNAAAAKITFKGNNVHPGTAKGKMVNSAKIAMAFQSKLPAMEAPEFTEGYEGFYHLIGIQGDVENTYVHYIIRDHDKQKFEARKQTITELVEEFQSVYGQDAIVLELNDQYYNMKDKIEPVKYIVDVAHEAMENLGITPIVEPIRGGTDGSQLSYMGLPTPNVFTGGENFHGKFEFISVDNMMKATETIIEICKLFEKRA, from the coding sequence GCAGCTGGTAGAAGAACTGAAGGAAATTGGTATGCAGGATGTCACAATGGATGATAACGGCTATATAATGGCAACGCTTCCTGCAAATACAGATAAAGAGGTGCCTACCATCGGGTTTCTCGCACATATAGATACAGCAACAGATTTCACTGGCAAAAATGTAAATCCTCAGCTCATCTCAAGTTACGATGGAAAAGATATTGTTCTTAATGAAGAGCTAAATGTGGTTTTATCTGCATCACAATTTCCGAACCTTAAAAATTACGAAGGTCATACACTTATCACAACTGATGGAACAACTTTATTAGGTGCAGATAACAAAGCAGGTATTGCAGAAATTATGACGAGTATGGCCTATCTGATTAACCATCCTGAAATCAAGCATGGCAAAATACGCGTAGCCTTTACACCTGATGAAGAAATCGGGAGGGGACCTCATAAATTTGATGTTGAGGCCTTTCATGCTGACTTTGCCTACACAATCGATGGTGGCCCAATAGGTGAGCTTCAATACGAAAGCTTTAATGCAGCTGCAGCAAAAATTACGTTTAAAGGAAACAATGTTCATCCTGGAACAGCAAAGGGTAAAATGGTGAATTCAGCTAAAATAGCCATGGCCTTTCAAAGCAAGCTCCCTGCAATGGAAGCTCCTGAGTTTACAGAAGGATATGAAGGATTTTATCATCTTATTGGCATACAAGGTGATGTTGAGAATACATATGTACACTATATTATCCGTGATCATGATAAACAAAAGTTTGAAGCAAGAAAGCAAACAATTACTGAGCTTGTAGAGGAATTTCAATCTGTATATGGTCAGGATGCCATTGTTTTAGAGCTTAATGATCAATATTATAATATGAAAGATAAAATTGAGCCTGTGAAGTATATTGTTGATGTGGCCCATGAGGCAATGGAGAACCTTGGTATCACACCTATCGTTGAACCAATCCGCGGTGGAACAGATGGCTCACAGCTGTCCTATATGGGATTACCAACCCCGAATGTGTTCACTGGCGGTGAAAATTTCCACGGGAAGTTTGAGTTTATCTCGGTTGATAATATGATGAAAGCAACTGAAACCATAATTGAAATTTGTAAGCTATTTGAGAAAAGAGCGTAA
- a CDS encoding sigma-54 interaction domain-containing protein — MRKELVLLAGTTETKKTLRSQLKSIFGDVVTIHSYAVEEHLPKTLTNQLIVYSSYLIEEEVKEIVRTNCKVIVANRTINYEYIDQLLSIPEGANVLYVNDFLETAQDSIRTLKALGMNHVNYFPYHPENEHVPSNIYAAITPGEMELIPTHIHRKINIGVRLIDIYTIFKIVEHFQLPNSISMEFADRYTKKIIDLTKKLSNESQKASTLNRYLKRVVDGVNDGILAFGKDGKITVFNEELERLLGISSRFAIGKPLNRVLNDLALMRFLSRKDEESNEYFTIKQTPYMVHRFFMKAENTIVATFKNVDETIDMEKARRVALQKKGYVSKYTFASILGKSRLIEETKEIAFRLAKTEAPILIVGENGTGKELFAHAIHQASSRVNNPFVAINFSALPEDLLESELFGYEDGAFTGAKKGGKKGLFEQADGGTIFLDEIGDISVKLQARLLRVLQEMEVRKIGGEKNIPINVRVIAATNKNLPDMIENGQFREDLYHRLKVLYLKIPPLRDRIDDIPFFIQAFLEQFSVNEQQRILDEHLLYFFKSEPGKEMYES, encoded by the coding sequence ATGAGGAAAGAGCTTGTATTGTTAGCAGGAACAACTGAAACAAAGAAAACACTAAGAAGTCAGTTGAAATCTATTTTTGGTGATGTTGTTACCATTCACAGCTATGCAGTTGAGGAGCATTTACCGAAAACGTTAACTAATCAACTAATTGTTTATTCCTCTTACCTAATTGAGGAGGAAGTGAAAGAGATTGTTAGAACAAACTGTAAAGTTATTGTGGCAAATCGAACAATAAATTATGAATATATTGATCAATTATTATCAATACCTGAAGGTGCAAATGTGCTTTATGTTAATGATTTTCTTGAAACTGCACAAGACTCAATTCGGACATTAAAGGCATTAGGAATGAATCATGTGAACTATTTTCCTTATCATCCAGAAAACGAGCATGTCCCATCAAACATTTATGCAGCCATCACACCAGGCGAGATGGAGCTAATCCCTACGCATATACATAGAAAGATTAATATAGGTGTTAGATTGATCGATATTTATACGATTTTTAAAATTGTAGAGCATTTTCAACTCCCAAACTCTATTAGTATGGAGTTTGCAGATCGATACACAAAGAAAATTATTGATTTAACCAAAAAGCTATCAAATGAAAGTCAAAAAGCTTCTACTTTAAATCGTTATTTAAAGCGTGTTGTTGACGGGGTAAATGATGGGATCCTGGCTTTTGGGAAAGATGGGAAAATTACCGTTTTTAATGAAGAACTAGAAAGACTATTAGGCATTTCATCAAGATTTGCGATTGGAAAGCCGTTAAATAGAGTGTTAAATGATCTTGCCTTAATGCGCTTTTTGTCACGAAAAGATGAGGAATCAAACGAGTATTTTACTATAAAGCAAACACCGTACATGGTTCATCGCTTTTTTATGAAAGCTGAAAACACGATTGTTGCTACCTTTAAAAATGTTGATGAAACGATTGATATGGAAAAAGCAAGACGTGTTGCTTTGCAAAAGAAAGGATACGTTTCGAAATATACATTTGCTTCTATTTTAGGAAAAAGCAGATTAATAGAGGAAACAAAGGAAATTGCCTTTCGATTAGCTAAAACAGAGGCACCTATTTTAATAGTTGGGGAAAATGGGACAGGCAAGGAACTGTTTGCACATGCCATTCATCAAGCCTCATCAAGAGTCAACAATCCATTCGTTGCAATTAATTTCAGTGCCCTTCCAGAGGATTTATTAGAAAGTGAGCTGTTTGGATACGAAGATGGCGCCTTTACTGGTGCAAAAAAGGGAGGGAAGAAAGGATTGTTTGAGCAAGCGGACGGTGGCACAATCTTTCTAGATGAAATTGGTGATATCAGTGTGAAGCTTCAAGCAAGATTACTTCGAGTTTTACAAGAGATGGAAGTGAGGAAAATTGGAGGAGAAAAAAACATCCCAATCAATGTGCGTGTCATTGCGGCAACGAATAAAAACTTACCTGACATGATAGAAAACGGACAATTCAGGGAAGATCTTTATCATCGTCTTAAAGTATTATATTTGAAGATTCCTCCACTTAGAGATCGCATTGATGATATCCCCTTTTTCATTCAAGCGTTTTTAGAGCAGTTTAGTGTGAACGAACAACAGAGAATATTGGATGAACATTTGTTGTATTTTTTTAAAAGCGAACCTGGAAAGGAAATGTACGAGAGCTAA
- the yfcC gene encoding putative basic amino acid antiporter YfcC, giving the protein MKKENKVWKMPHTFIIVFFVVILAAVTTFLVPIGQFQTEEITYTSDGQENTKTVLISDSFEYVKDEEGNLVRPGTSLFEPYGEAGFLNYVFEGLVSGDKWGSAVGVIAFILIIGGAFGIIMRTKAIDEGLLKVIDRTKGREALIIPIMFVLFSLGGAVFGMGEEAIAFAMILVPLMVVLGYDAITGVMITYVATQIGFATSWMNPFGVAIAQGISGVPVLSGTPFRMIMWAVFTTVGIIYTWRYASSIRKEPTRSASYDTDDYFRKEAQKQNISSNFTLGHGLVILTIVAGISWIIWGVVKHAYYIPEIASQFFTIGLVAGIIGVIFKLNGMTLNDIAEGFTNGAKDLLPAALVVGMAKGIVIILGGDSPDSPSVLNTMLYGAGQVIGDFPEALSAWFMYVFQSIFNFFVVSGSGQAALTMPLMAPLADIAGVTRQVAVLAFQLGDGLTNILVPTSAALMGALGAARIDWGTWAKFIIKFMLLLFVLSSIFIFIAVFIGY; this is encoded by the coding sequence ATGAAAAAAGAGAACAAAGTTTGGAAAATGCCACATACTTTTATCATCGTTTTCTTTGTTGTTATTTTAGCAGCTGTTACAACATTTCTTGTGCCAATTGGACAATTTCAAACTGAAGAAATCACGTACACTTCCGATGGTCAAGAGAATACAAAAACTGTCCTTATATCTGATAGCTTTGAGTACGTAAAAGATGAGGAAGGAAATTTAGTCCGTCCTGGTACGAGTTTGTTTGAACCCTATGGTGAAGCAGGCTTTTTAAACTATGTGTTTGAAGGTTTAGTTTCCGGTGATAAATGGGGATCAGCAGTAGGTGTTATTGCTTTCATTCTTATCATTGGTGGAGCATTTGGAATTATCATGCGCACGAAAGCTATTGATGAGGGGCTGCTGAAAGTCATTGACCGAACAAAAGGTCGAGAAGCTTTGATCATTCCAATTATGTTCGTTCTCTTCTCTTTGGGAGGAGCAGTGTTTGGAATGGGAGAAGAAGCAATTGCTTTTGCCATGATTCTTGTACCTCTTATGGTTGTTCTCGGCTATGATGCTATCACTGGTGTCATGATTACTTATGTTGCCACGCAAATCGGGTTTGCCACTTCATGGATGAATCCATTCGGTGTTGCCATTGCCCAGGGAATATCAGGGGTACCTGTTTTATCAGGAACACCTTTCCGAATGATTATGTGGGCTGTTTTCACAACGGTTGGGATCATTTATACATGGAGATATGCATCATCCATTAGAAAAGAGCCAACTCGCTCTGCTTCCTATGATACGGACGATTATTTTCGAAAAGAAGCACAAAAGCAAAACATTTCTTCAAATTTCACGTTAGGTCATGGACTTGTTATCTTAACCATTGTAGCTGGAATCTCTTGGATTATTTGGGGCGTTGTTAAGCATGCTTACTATATTCCTGAAATTGCCTCACAGTTTTTCACAATCGGTTTGGTAGCTGGGATCATCGGAGTTATCTTTAAACTAAATGGTATGACTTTAAACGATATTGCAGAGGGCTTTACTAACGGGGCCAAAGATTTACTGCCTGCAGCCTTAGTTGTTGGAATGGCAAAAGGAATCGTGATTATCCTCGGTGGTGATAGTCCTGATTCACCATCTGTCTTAAACACGATGTTATATGGAGCTGGGCAAGTTATTGGAGATTTTCCAGAAGCATTATCTGCTTGGTTTATGTATGTCTTCCAGTCTATTTTTAATTTCTTCGTTGTGTCTGGATCAGGTCAGGCAGCATTAACAATGCCGCTAATGGCACCTTTAGCAGACATTGCTGGTGTGACGCGACAAGTGGCTGTTTTAGCCTTTCAGTTAGGTGATGGATTAACCAATATCCTTGTTCCAACATCCGCAGCTTTAATGGGTGCTCTTGGTGCAGCTAGAATTGACTGGGGCACATGGGCAAAATTCATCATTAAATTTATGTTATTATTGTTTGTATTATCTAGTATTTTCATCTTTATAGCTGTATTTATCGGCTATTAA